The following is a genomic window from Neisseria zalophi.
AATATTTGTTGCGGCGGGTTTGCGCTTCCGTCAGCGGACGGTTGCGATGGGATTTACTCATAATGCCGTCTTTCAGTTTATATTCTTCCAGATACTTTCTGTTTTCCGCACTGTCATAACCTTTATCCGCATAGACCGTTGTCTCTTTGGCAATGCCTGCCAATAAAGGCAACAGATGTTTGCACTCATGGGCATTGCCCGCTGTAATATGCAGCTTCTCAATGTAACCTTCCGCATCGGTACGGGTGTGCTGCTTATAGCCTAATTGATGATGACCGTTCTTCTTCACCCAACGGGCATCTTTATCTTTGCTCGGTGTGGTTTGACCGGTTATCTCTCCTTCGCTATCAACCTCTATGGACTGACGTTGTTTACTGCCGGCCGTCTGAATAATCGTCGCATCAATAACGGCAGCCTGTGCCTTCTCTACCTTTAAGCCTTTCTCAGTCAGTTGGCGGTTAATCAAATCCAACAGTTCGGCCAAGGTATTATCTTGTGCTAACCAGTTGCGGTAACGGCAAAGGGTACTGTGATCGGGAATATTCATCTCGTCAAAATGACAAAACAGGTTGAAATCAATACGGGTAATGAGACTGTGTTCGAGTTCGGGGTCGGAAAGGCTATGCCATTGGCCGAGTAAAACGGCTTTAAACATAGCCAATAAGGGATAGGCGGGACGGCCGCGGTGATCTCTGATATAACGGGTTTTCTGACGATTCAGATACTGCTCTACCGGCTGCCAATCAATTACCTGTTCGAGCTTTAATAAAGGAAAGCGGTCAATGTGTTTGGCAATCATGGCTTGGGCGGTTTGCTGAAAGAACGTACTCATGAGAAATCCCTTAAATATCTTTGGTGAAGAATTTAAGGGATTTTTAGGGTTTTTGCAAAGGTCTCGGCCTTATTGTTTACTTCAAGATTTAATTTTCAGGACGGCTTTCCGCAGCGGAATGAGCCGGTAATTCAGGTACGGTACGAGCCGAATCAGGCACCGAACCGGACAAGGTATTCAAGAATGCCACAATTTTATCCACTTCTTCTTGCGGCAACTGTTTACCTAATTGAGCTTCACCCATAATGCTGACCGCTTTATCCAACTCCCACACACTACCATCGTGGAAATAAGGATAAGTACGCGCCACATTGCGCAAACCGGGTACACGGAAAACAAATTTGTCATTTTCCGCTTTCGTTACTTCAAAACGGCCTTCATCATGATTTTTACTTCCGGTAAACTGCCAATAAGGCCCTTTCGCCAAACCGAATTTTTGGAACGAATTACCACCAAGCACCACACCTTGATGGCAGGCAATACAACCGTTATTAATAAATGACCGTACTCCTTCGCGCTCTTTCGGGCTCAAAGCATTGATATTGCCTTTCAAATAATCATCCCATCGGGTCGGCGTTAATAATGTACGCTCGAATGCAGCAATGGCATGTGTAATATTTTCGAACGATATCGCACCACCGTTATCGGCAAAGGCCTCTTTAAACATCGCCTGATATTCAGGAATAGCTGAGATTTTTTTCTCAACGGCTGCCTGATCGGCATTGGCCATTTCCACAGGATTCAACAGCGGACCACCAGCCTGCTCTTCCACCGTAGCGGCACGTCCGTCCCAGAACTGGCTGCCCAATAAAGCTGCGTTCAACACAGTGGGCGAATTACGTGCACCGAAACTGCCTTTATGGCCTTGGCTTGTCGGTAAAGCATCCACCCCGCCTGTGGCCAGATTATGGCAAGAGTTACAGCTTACGGTATTGCCGCGTGACAAACGTGGTTCATACCATAATTGATGCCCCAATTTAACCTGCGCTTCTGTAACCGGATGTGCTTTCTGCATTTCCGCAGCATCAGGCAAAGGTTGGAAAAGCGTTTGCGCCTGTTTCAATAATTCTTTATCTTCTTCCGATGCATTACTGTTATCAACAGATACGGCCGAAGCGGCAGGCGCAGAAGATGCTTCCTGAGGAGCAGTCGTTTCGGTAGCGTTATCGCCACAAGCAGAAAGTGCCAATAATACTGCAACAACAAAACTGCTTTTTTTCATTTTGGATTTCATGGTCGTTCCCCACACAAAAAAATGATTTTGATGATATATACTCAAAATACGTAAAACCTGATGGCAATATAAAGTATTTACTCTTTTCACAACTTGCTTTAAATCAATATTTTTATTGTCATAACCATCAACAATAATATCGATTAAATTTATTAAAAGTATTATGTGACGGTATTTAAAGTAAAAAAGGAAACCATCTTAATTATCTAAGTCGTAATATGGTTTTTTAAGTCATCCGATAGCCCAAAATATTCTCACTCTCTGCCCATCATGTTTTCCTTTAAAAAATTTCCGGCCATTGCCCCTCACCATACATTTTTAAACCTCATCACGAACACCCAACATTCTTCCTAAACTTTAAAACCCGTGAACTTGCGCCATCAGCATGATTGTTTTAAAGTAAACAGCATTACATCTGCGAGAACACCAAACATGAACATCACCGTTATAGGCGCAGGCTCTTGGGGAACTGCATTAGCCATCCACTTCGCCCTACACGGGCACCGTGTTGCTTTATGGGCACGAAACCGCAACCATATTCAAACCATCGAAGCAGACCGTGAAAACAAACATCATCTGCCCGGGTTTACCTTTCCCGAAAACCTAACCGCACACACGGATTTAACCGATGCGTTAAAAGACAGCGAACTGGTTTTAATCGCCACTTCCGTTGCCGGCCTGCGCGACAGCGCACAATTGCTGGCCGAACACAACGCCGGCCACCTACCGGTATTAACCGCCTGCAAAGGCTTCGAGCAAGACACCGGATTGATGGCGTTCCAAGTCGTGAAAGAAGTGCTGCCGGACAACAACTGTATCGGCCTGCTTTCCGGCCCCAGCTTTGCGCAGGAATTGGCCAAACAACTGCCTTGCGCCGTGGTGTTGGCTTCTGAAAACAAAGCATGGATTGAAGCATTGGTAGGCAGCCTCAATACCAACGTATTGCGCCTATACGGCAGTGAAGACGTCATCGGCGTGGCCGTCGGTGGTTCGGTGAAAAATATTATGGCCATCGCCACCGGTCTTTCAGACGGCCTCGAATACGGCTTAAACGCACGGGCCGCCTTGGTAACACGCGGCTTGGCCGAAATCACCCGCTTGGCCGTTGCCATGGGTGCCCAACCCAAAACCATGATGGGCTTGGCCGGCATCGGCGACCTTATCCTCACCTGTACCGGTGCGCTTTCACGCAACCGCCGCGTCGGCTTGGGCTTGGCAGAGGGTAAAGAGCTGCATGAAGTATTGCTGGAAATCGGCCATGTATCCGAAGGCGTCAGCACCATCGAAGAAGTATTCAACACCGCCTGCAAATATCAAATCGATATGCCCATCACACACACACTGCTGCAACTTTTGCGCAAAGAGCTCAACCCGCAGCAGGTTGTCGAACGGTTGATGGATCGTGAAGCCCGTTTCGAATAATCACTCAACCCATACAGCAGGCCGTCTGAAAAACATTACGTTCAGACGGCCTTATTTGACAGTATCTTTTATCCCTACTATGCTTGCGCCCATATCAACCGAGCGGTGTACAACATGAATCAGTATCTAGACAAACTCGAAGCCGGCGTTTACCAACTGATACAAAAATTTGAAACCCAAATAGGT
Proteins encoded in this region:
- a CDS encoding IS5 family transposase, with product MSTFFQQTAQAMIAKHIDRFPLLKLEQVIDWQPVEQYLNRQKTRYIRDHRGRPAYPLLAMFKAVLLGQWHSLSDPELEHSLITRIDFNLFCHFDEMNIPDHSTLCRYRNWLAQDNTLAELLDLINRQLTEKGLKVEKAQAAVIDATIIQTAGSKQRQSIEVDSEGEITGQTTPSKDKDARWVKKNGHHQLGYKQHTRTDAEGYIEKLHITAGNAHECKHLLPLLAGIAKETTVYADKGYDSAENRKYLEEYKLKDGIMSKSHRNRPLTEAQTRRNKYLSKTRYVVEQSFGTLHRKFRYARAAYFGLEKVAAQSHLKAICLNLLKAANRLRAPIAA
- a CDS encoding cytochrome-c peroxidase; amino-acid sequence: MKSKMKKSSFVVAVLLALSACGDNATETTAPQEASSAPAASAVSVDNSNASEEDKELLKQAQTLFQPLPDAAEMQKAHPVTEAQVKLGHQLWYEPRLSRGNTVSCNSCHNLATGGVDALPTSQGHKGSFGARNSPTVLNAALLGSQFWDGRAATVEEQAGGPLLNPVEMANADQAAVEKKISAIPEYQAMFKEAFADNGGAISFENITHAIAAFERTLLTPTRWDDYLKGNINALSPKEREGVRSFINNGCIACHQGVVLGGNSFQKFGLAKGPYWQFTGSKNHDEGRFEVTKAENDKFVFRVPGLRNVARTYPYFHDGSVWELDKAVSIMGEAQLGKQLPQEEVDKIVAFLNTLSGSVPDSARTVPELPAHSAAESRPEN
- a CDS encoding NAD(P)H-dependent glycerol-3-phosphate dehydrogenase, with the protein product MNITVIGAGSWGTALAIHFALHGHRVALWARNRNHIQTIEADRENKHHLPGFTFPENLTAHTDLTDALKDSELVLIATSVAGLRDSAQLLAEHNAGHLPVLTACKGFEQDTGLMAFQVVKEVLPDNNCIGLLSGPSFAQELAKQLPCAVVLASENKAWIEALVGSLNTNVLRLYGSEDVIGVAVGGSVKNIMAIATGLSDGLEYGLNARAALVTRGLAEITRLAVAMGAQPKTMMGLAGIGDLILTCTGALSRNRRVGLGLAEGKELHEVLLEIGHVSEGVSTIEEVFNTACKYQIDMPITHTLLQLLRKELNPQQVVERLMDREARFE